The Candidatus Nanohalovita haloferacivicina genome has a window encoding:
- a CDS encoding NUDIX domain-containing protein produces the protein MIFRKIMKNYIEKYGATILGNLLWPPVSSAVLAEGEHNDILALDTGDHYKLPGGLINSGEDMREAAKREALEETGFNVEIGDLLDVRVGDQTGSITFFFEGKVIDGEKDGSWEGRPEFIDKEEMKDKMWKLEHSHVHEYLFPNSE, from the coding sequence ATGATCTTCAGAAAAATAATGAAGAACTACATAGAAAAATACGGTGCTACAATACTTGGAAACCTGCTATGGCCCCCGGTATCCTCAGCAGTACTTGCAGAAGGAGAACACAACGACATACTGGCCCTTGATACCGGCGACCACTACAAACTTCCTGGAGGCCTCATCAATTCAGGAGAAGATATGAGAGAAGCTGCTAAAAGAGAGGCGCTGGAGGAGACAGGTTTCAACGTTGAAATAGGAGATCTTCTGGACGTCAGAGTAGGAGATCAAACAGGCAGTATAACATTCTTCTTTGAGGGAAAGGTGATTGATGGAGAAAAAGATGGTTCCTGGGAGGGAAGGCCTGAATTCATAGATAAAGAAGAAATGAAGGATAAGATGTGGAAACTTGAGCACTCACACGTGCATGAGTACCTGTTTCCCAACTCGGAGTAA
- a CDS encoding nucleotidyltransferase domain-containing protein, with protein MSSKDKLKEMREKSQERRIEAVEEFSDKLQEKLGDKVKVVAVWGSVPKGEHGYDSDIDTLVILDDTKLKKDVPEDAKKKIRRKVTDLAKETDDRITIQYFPFLTDFWDSLRKGEPLAIEAIRNGQPVYDTGLFMPAKRLLERGKISGTQESVKKRLKMGAAGYKKAEKNFRSSIPHKLEQAMANAGQAPIMLAGKAPPAKENVPDTLEEMFVEQGMLEEEYVEIGRELHEFGNLGEKNPEEVTGQAVEDHLEKTDDFVRRMHKLVSQMGARKKVKGIVDDYKKFLKANVAALKSQGVTPPEDKDDLPGVVEDNLDVGDEHIEMFGRWEDVIEKVKAKELDEVDEKEIYELKSETRDFVSEVGKDIQKMKEDKKKDLGPNVDTSEIAEAADTKDMMPNLEKEAEREVEKEEEEK; from the coding sequence ATGAGTTCTAAAGACAAACTGAAGGAGATGAGAGAGAAATCTCAGGAGAGAAGAATCGAAGCTGTCGAGGAGTTCTCTGACAAGCTGCAGGAAAAACTAGGAGACAAAGTAAAGGTTGTAGCTGTCTGGGGAAGCGTGCCTAAAGGAGAGCACGGCTATGACTCTGATATAGACACTCTTGTAATACTAGACGATACTAAATTGAAGAAGGATGTACCTGAAGACGCCAAAAAGAAAATCAGGCGTAAAGTAACTGATCTGGCTAAGGAAACGGATGACAGGATTACTATTCAGTATTTCCCATTCCTAACTGATTTCTGGGACTCTCTGAGAAAAGGAGAGCCTCTGGCAATCGAAGCAATCAGGAATGGCCAGCCTGTATACGATACAGGCCTTTTCATGCCGGCAAAGAGGCTTCTTGAGAGAGGAAAGATTTCTGGAACTCAGGAATCTGTCAAGAAAAGGTTGAAGATGGGTGCTGCAGGTTACAAGAAGGCCGAGAAGAATTTCCGGTCTTCAATTCCTCACAAGCTTGAACAGGCCATGGCCAACGCAGGTCAGGCCCCTATCATGCTTGCTGGGAAAGCTCCTCCTGCGAAGGAGAATGTTCCGGATACTCTTGAGGAGATGTTTGTAGAGCAGGGAATGCTTGAGGAAGAGTATGTGGAGATTGGAAGAGAGCTTCACGAGTTCGGAAATCTGGGAGAGAAAAATCCTGAAGAAGTTACGGGCCAGGCTGTTGAAGATCATCTTGAGAAGACTGATGACTTTGTCCGCAGAATGCATAAACTTGTATCCCAGATGGGAGCAAGGAAGAAGGTCAAGGGCATCGTCGATGACTACAAGAAGTTCCTCAAGGCCAACGTGGCAGCCCTTAAATCGCAAGGTGTCACACCTCCGGAAGATAAGGATGACTTGCCTGGAGTAGTTGAAGATAATCTTGATGTTGGCGATGAGCACATTGAGATGTTTGGCCGCTGGGAGGATGTAATTGAGAAGGTCAAGGCCAAGGAACTTGATGAAGTTGATGAGAAAGAGATTTACGAGCTGAAGAGTGAGACCAGAGACTTTGTCTCTGAAGTAGGCAAGGATATCCAGAAGATGAAAGAGGACAAGAAGAAGGATCTTGGGCCTAACGTTGATACCTCTGAAATTGCTGAGGCCGCTGACACCAAGGATATGATGCCTAACCTTGAGAAGGAAGCTGAGAGAGAAGTAGAGAAAGAGGAAGAAGAAAAGTAA
- a CDS encoding HAD family hydrolase, whose amino-acid sequence MKAIVFDMDGVIAETEKFHTEAKQEVLADHGIETDAEELEEKYAGTPSENMFKQVFKEHNIDADHEEAAARKRQTYHEIIQGQIHEIEGAKALIQELSENHELVLASSSARRNIQMILKSTGLEEYFIETLSAKDEGINGKPEPDIYLEAAEILEEKPENCVAIEDSDNGIKSAKKAGMKVVGFRNQRPETDLSIESFEDLSVERLKQL is encoded by the coding sequence ATGAAAGCCATAGTCTTCGACATGGACGGAGTAATAGCAGAGACCGAAAAGTTTCACACAGAGGCCAAACAAGAGGTACTGGCTGACCACGGAATCGAAACAGACGCAGAAGAACTAGAGGAAAAATACGCAGGAACACCCTCAGAAAACATGTTCAAACAAGTCTTCAAAGAACACAACATAGATGCAGACCACGAAGAAGCCGCAGCCAGAAAAAGACAGACATACCACGAAATCATACAGGGCCAGATACACGAAATAGAAGGAGCAAAAGCCCTGATCCAGGAACTTTCAGAAAATCACGAACTGGTCCTGGCCTCTTCTTCAGCTCGCAGAAATATTCAAATGATACTGAAAAGTACAGGCCTGGAAGAATACTTTATCGAAACACTGAGTGCAAAAGATGAAGGTATAAATGGCAAACCTGAGCCTGACATATATCTAGAGGCCGCCGAAATACTGGAAGAAAAACCTGAAAACTGCGTGGCAATTGAAGACAGCGACAACGGAATAAAATCAGCAAAAAAGGCCGGAATGAAGGTAGTAGGATTCAGAAATCAGAGGCCTGAAACAGATCTATCCATAGAATCTTTCGAAGATCTAAGCGTCGAGAGGTTGAAACAGCTATGA